In Malus sylvestris chromosome 16, drMalSylv7.2, whole genome shotgun sequence, the following are encoded in one genomic region:
- the LOC126607694 gene encoding pentatricopeptide repeat-containing protein At5g46580, chloroplastic-like yields MATSAVHWTVNSSDTRRPIFFSSPFRQIPTKNFNISCRSAKSPPKSTPDLAEPTTNKKKNKYPSLSLSEQLQPLTTTTLSDPPPPQDQSQLISKPKSIWVNPAKPKRSVLSLQRQKRSLYSYNPRVRDLRGFAHKLNDCDATKVAFLAALEEIPHPPTRENALLILNSLKPWQKTHMFFNWVKSQNLFPVETIFYNVTMKSLRFGRQFQLIEELAEEMIRDEIELDNITYSTIITCAKRSKLFDKAVEWFERMYKTGLMPDEVTYSAILDVYAKLGKVEEVLSLYERGRASGWKPDPIAFSVLGKMFGEAGDYDGIRYVLQEMAALGVEPNLVVYNTLLEAMGKAGKPGLARSLFEEMVESGLTPNEKTLTALVKIYGKARWARDALELWERMRSNKWPMDFILYNTLLNMCADLGLEEEAKMLFEDMKQSEHCRPDSWSYTAMLNIYGSGGNVDEAMKLFEEMSELGIELNVMGCTCLIQGLGKARRFGDMVRVFDIAVEKGVKPDDRLCGCLLSVVSLCEETEDEDRVLSCLQQANPKLVTHVQVLQDKKIGFETFKDEFRDVIGRTAVESRRPFCNCLIDICRNKNNHERAHELLYLGTLYGLYPGLHNKTAREWCLDVRSLSIGAAHTALEEWMGTLYKIVEREEALPEMFSAQTGSGSHKFSQGLSHSFGSHVKKLAAPFRQSEEKAGSFVATREDLVSWAQSQAPSPAVTTA; encoded by the coding sequence ATGGCTACCAGTGCTGTCCACTGGACTGTGAATTCCTCAGATACAAGGCGACCCATCTTCTTCTCTTCACCTTTTCGACAAATCCcaaccaaaaatttcaacatttcttGCCGCTCCGCCAAGTCTCCTCCCAAATCCACGCCGGATTTAGCCGAACCCACCaccaacaagaagaagaacaaataCCCATCTTTATCTTTGTCCGAGCAGCTCCAGCCTCTGACCACAACCACTCTCTCCGACCCTCCTCCGCCCCAAGACCAATCCCAGTTGATATCCAAGCCCAAATCCATCTGGGTCAACCCGGCCAAGCCGAAACGCTCCGTGCTCTCTCTGCAGCGGCAGAAGCGGTCTCTCTACTCTTACAATCCTCGGGTGAGAGATCTGAGGGGGTTTGCCCACAAACTCAACGACTGTGATGCCACCAAAGTTGCCTTCTTGGctgcccttgaagaaatcccCCACCCGCCCACACGAGAAAATGCGCTTTTGATTCTGAATAGCTTGAAGCCATGGCAGAAAACCCACATGTTCTTCAATTGGGTGAAGTCCCAGAATTTGTTTCCAGTGGAAACCATATTCTACAATGTCACTATGAAGTCTCTGAGGTTCGGGAGGCAGTTTCAGCTCATCGAAGAGCTCGCGGAGGAGATGATAAGGGACGAGATTGAGCTCGATAACATTACGTATTCTACTATAATCACTTGTGCCAAGAGGTCCAAGCTTTTCGACAAGGCGGTCGAGTGGTTTGAGAGGATGTATAAGACCGGTTTGATGCCGGATGAGGTGACTTACTCTGCCATTTTAGATGTTTATGCTAAATTGGGCAAGGTTGAGGAGGTTCTTAGTTTGTATGAGAGGGGAAGAGCTAGTGGGTGGAAACCGGACCCAATTGCATTTTCGGTTTTGGGTAAGATGTTTGGGGAGGCTGGGGATTATGATGGTATTAGGTATGTATTGCAAGAAATGGCTGCTCTTGGTGTAGAACCTAATTTGGTTGTGTACAATACTTTGTTAGAGGCAATGGGGAAGGCCGGAAAGCCTGGTTTGGCCAGGAGCTTATTTGAAGAAATGGTGGAATCAGGGCTAACCCCGAATGAGAAAACATTGACGGCGCTTGTTAAGATCTATGGCAAGGCAAGGTGGGCTCGAGATGCCTTGGAATTGTGGGAGCGAATGAGGTCGAATAAGTGGCCTATGGACTTCATTTTGTATAACACATTGTTGAATATGTGTGCGGATCTTGGTTTGGAGGAGGAAGCTAAGATGCTTTTTGAGGATATGAAGCAGTCGGAGCATTGTAGGCCGGACAGTTGGAGTTACACTGCAATGCTGAACATCTATGGGAGCGGAGGGAATGTTGACGAGGCAATGAAATTGTTTGAAGAAATGTCCGAGTTGGGTATCGAGCTCAATGTCATGGGGTGCACTTGTTTGATTCAGGGCTTGGGGAAAGCTAGAAGATTCGGTGATATGGTTCGAGTCTTTGACATTGCAGTTGAAAAAGGGGTTAAACCAGATGATAGGCTTTGTGGGTGCTTACTCTCTGTTGTATCGTTGTGCGAAGAAACTGAGGATGAGGATAGGGTGCTTTCTTGTTTGCAGCAGGCAAATCCAAAGTTGGTGACTCATGTCCAAGTGCTGCAAGATAAGAAAATCGGGTTTGAGACTTTTAAAGATGAGTTCAGGGACGTTATTGGTAGGACTGCGGTTGAATCCCGGAGACCCTTCTGTAATTGCTTGATTGATATATGCCGAAACAAAAACAACCATGAGAGAGCTCATGAGCTGCTCTATTTGGGAACCCTATACGGGTTGTATCCGGGTCTACACAACAAGACTGCAAGGGAGTGGTGTTTGGACGTTAGGTCACTATCCATAGGTGCAGCTCACACTGCACTTGAAGAGTGGATGGGAACGCTCTACAAAATAGTAGAGCGGGAAGAGGCATTGCCGGAGATGTTCTCCGCTCAAACTGGTAGCGGAAGTCACAAATTCTCGCAAGGGCTGTCGCATTCCTTTGGTTCTCATGTGAAGAAATTGGCTGCGCCGTTTAGACAGAGTGAAGAGAAAGCTGGTAGTTTTGTGGCAACCAGGGAGGATCTAGTGTCGTGGGCGCAGTCACAGGCTCCGTCGCCGGCCGTCACAACTGCTTAA
- the LOC126607693 gene encoding protein phosphatase 2C 29-like yields the protein MGSGVSTLSACFRPVHRTNHHHPDHNDVVFAASEPLDETLGHSFCYVRSSARFLSPTQSDRFISPSNSLRFSPPHESGSRTRPGLHETGFKAISGASVSANSATPRTVLQLDNIYDDATESVLGGCGGGVRGSIVNGFESTSSFSALPLQPVPRGGERDPSGPMERAGFFLSGPIERGALSGPLDPNPNANPAGPDGRVHFSAPLGGPYVKKRRKKGISGIGKALYRNFSEKKQRPWVVPVLNFVGRKEGPPSIGEEPEPKSESNVQWALGKAGEDRVHVVVSEEQGWLFVGIYDGFNGPDAPEFLMGNLYRAFYNELQGLFWEVGDDDQAPAAAEEANNSNPPPNVASETDVVVEGKTENESNSDSNPMPEADQEKRVTFQSDGVRRRRLWELLAEAEAEEGLDLSGSERFAFSVDDAVTVSNEGSGSAVSRRWLLLSKLKQGLTKHKEGQGHSRALFPWRFGLEDKEKVEVENRVEERSAPTGRKRKEGPVDHELVLSVLSRALHATEEAYLEMTDKVHDTNPELALMGSCLLVVLMRDEDVYVMNLGDSRAIVAHYELEEGDSSSALTGHKDNGLNTEDITESSSAVANEAPTHAMRLTALQLSTDHSTSIEEEVTRIKNEHPDDKHCIVNDRVKGRLKVTRAFGAGFLKQPKWNDTLLEMFRNEYIGTAPYISCLPSLRHHRLCPSDQFLILSSDGLYQYFSNQEVVSYVENFMEKFPDGDPAQHLIEELLFRAAKKAGMDFHELLDIPQGARRKYHDDVTVMIISLEGRIWKSSGMYL from the exons ATGGGAAGTGGAGTCTCCACCCTCTCCGCCTGCTTCCGGCCGGTTCACCGGACCAACCACCACCACCCGGACCACAACGACGTTGTCTTCGCCGCGTCCGAGCCCCTGGACGAAACCCTAGGCCACTCTTTCTGCTACGTCCGCTCCTCAGCTCGCTTTCTCTCTCCTACTCAGTCGGATCGCTTCATTTCCCCTTCCAACTCCCTCCGCTTCTCGCCCCCTCACGAATCCGGCTCCAGAACCCGACCCGGATTGCACGAAACCGGGTTCAAAGCCATCTCCGGGGCTTCCGTCAGTGCCAATAGCGCCACTCCTAGGACTGTCCTCCAGCTTGACAATATTTACGACGATGCCACTGAGAGTGTTCTCGGCGGATGCGGCGGCGGCGTCCGGGGGAGTATAGTCAATGGTTTCGAGAGCACGTCGTCGTTTAGCGCCTTGCCTCTTCAGCCCGTGCCACGTGGCGGTGAGCGAGATCCCTCGGGTCCAATGGAGCGGGCGGGCTTCTTCCTCTCTGGCCCGATAGAGCGCGGCGCCCTCTCCGGTCCCCTCGACCCAAACCCGAACGCCAACCCGGCCGGGCCAGACGGGCGGGTTCACTTCTCGGCGCCACTCGGTGGCCCTTACGTGAAGAAGAGGCGGAAGAAGGGCATTTCGGGGATTGGGAAGGCGCTGTATCGGAATTTCTCGGAGAAGAAGCAGCGCCCCTGGGTTGTTCCGGTGCTCAATTTCGTTGGTCGGAAGGAGGGTCCACCGTCGATCGGAGAGGAGCCTGAGCCCAAGAGCGAGAGCAATGTCCAGTGGGCTCTTGGCAAAGCCGGGGAGGATCGTGTACATGTGGTTGTATCGGAAGAGCAGGGGTGGCTGTTTGTTGGGATTTACGATGGGTTTAATGGCCCTGATGCTCCGGAATTTCTGATGGGTAATCTTTACCGTGCATTTTACAATGAGCTTCAGGGTTTGTTTTGGGAGGTTGGTGACGATGATCAAGCCCCAGCAGCCGCCGAAGAAGCCAATAACAGTAACCCACCACCAAATGTAGCTTCAGAGACTGATGTAGTTGTAGAGGGCAAAACTGAAAACGAATCGAATTCAGATTCGAACCCCATGCCGGAAGCTGATCAGGAAAAGAGAGTGACCTTTCAATCCGACGGTGTTAGAAGGCGGCGGCTTTGGGAATTGCTGGCTGAGGCTGAGGCTGAAGAGGGGCTTGACCTTTCAGGTTCCGAGAGGTTTGCATTTTCTGTTGATGACGCAGTTACAGTGAGCAATGAGGGTTCGGGTTCTGCTGTTAGTAGGCGGTGGCTTTTGCTGTCAAAATTGAAACAAGGCTTGACTAAGCACAAGGAGGGTCAGGGTCATAGTAGGGCATTGTTTCCATGGCGGTTTGGTTTGGAGGATAAAGAGAAGGTTGAGGTTGAGAATAGAGTGGAGGAGAGGTCTGCTCCAACTGGCAGGAAGAGGAAGGAGGGACCGGTGGATCACGAGTTGGTGTTGAGTGTATTGTCAAGGGCTTTACATGCGACGGAGGAAGCGTATTTGGAGATGACCGATAAGGTTCATGATACGAATCCGGAACTTGCATTGATGGGGTCGTGCTTGTTGGTTGTGCTAATGAGGGATGAGGATGTGTATGTGATGAATTTGGGGGATAGTCGGGCCATTGTAGCACATTATGAGCTGGAGGAAGGTGATTCAAGCAGTGCTTTGACAGGGCACAAGGACAATGGGTTGAACACTGAGGATATAACTGAGTCGTCCTCAGCTGTGGCCAATGAGGCTCCTACTCATGCAATGCGATTGACTGCATTGCAACTGTCCACTGATCACAGCACGAGCATTGAAGAA GAAGTAACAAGAATAAAAAATGAACATCCAGATGACAAACATTGTATTGTCAATGATAGAGTGAAAGGTCGTCTTAAAGTTACCAGAGCGTTTGGGGCTGGATTTCTGAAACAG CCCAAGTGGAATGACACGTTATTGGAAATGTTTCGAAATGAGTACATTGGCACTGCACCATACATATCATGTTTGCCTTCTCTTCGCCACCATAGACTCTGCCCTAGTGATCAGTTTTTAATCCTGTCATCAGACGGTTTGTATCAGTATTTTAGCAATCAGGAAGTAGTTTCCTATGTTGAGAATTTTATGGAGAAGTTTCCAGATGGAGACCCTGCACAACACCTAATAGAGGAGCTTCTTTTCCGTGCTGCAAAAAAAGCTG GAATGGATTTCCATGAATTACTGGACATCCCGCAAGGAGCTCGCAGGAAGTATCATGACGACGTGACTGTTATGATTATATCACTTGAAGGAAGAATCTGGAAGTCATCAGGAATGTACCTTTGA